The nucleotide window TGGTGTGGGTATGGTGCACGTACAGCACGAAGCCGACGGTGACGTTCCATACCAGGAAGGGCAGCACGAAGCCGGCACCGATCAGCATCCAGACGGACTGCTCCGTGGCCAGCGCCAGGCCCGCCAGCGCGCCGATCCAGGCCAGCCCGAACGCCGCCACCAGCACGCAGTCGCCGGTGAAGATCGGGCGGCGCGTCGCCATCTGGCGCTTGCTGGGGAAGAACAGCTTGCACCACCAGATCTCCACCAGGTAATACAGGCCGGGGCCGAAGCCGGTGCGGTAGATGCGCTCCATCACGCGGCGCCAGCGCGGCAGCGCGTTGAATTCCTCGAGCGAATAGGGCGCCCAGACGAAGTCGAAGCCCTTCAGGTTGGTGTAGCCGTGGTGCACCACGTTGTGGCCGACTTCCCACAGGCTATAGGGCGTCAGCGACGGCAGGAAAGTCAGCCGGCCCAGCCACTTGTTCAGGCCGCGGCGCGGGGTCAGGCTCTGGTGGCAGGCATCGTGGCCGATGATAAACAGGCGCGCGATCACCAGCCCCGCCAGCACGCCCAGCGCCAGCTTGGCGGCCCAGTGCGGTGCCAGCACCACGCCGGCCAGCACGGCGCCGAACAACAGGTAATCGAAGGCGAACAGCATCAGCGCGCGCGGCGTGCTGCGCTGGCCCAGCGGGATCAGCCAGCCGCGGATGATCTTGCGCGAGGGCAGCGGCGCGTCTGGCGCGATCGGTTCCGGCAGGGGCGCGTCATGCGGGGCGTGGGGGTGCGCGCGGGGGTGCGCGGTGGCTTGCGGGGCGGCAGGCCCGGCGGGGGAATCTGCGGTGTGAGAGGCGGTCATGCAGAACCTTCTGATTGCGGTCGATGGGTATGGCTGCGCGGCAACGCAGAACGGCCGCGGCGGAACCGCAAGGTTAGAAGGCTTTGTCGAGGACAGTCTTGACGGTCGTCAAGCCGGTGGGATGGCGGAAGCGGTAAAGAAGCGCCCGCCGCAGGGCGGCGGGCGCTGGTGAGCAGTCGTGTGGCGGATCAGGCTGCCGGCACGCTGGCGGCCTCGCCCATCACGTAGACGCTGTCGATCACGCGGTCGTCGCCCAGCATGGCAAAGGCGAACAGCTCTTCTTCCAGCGTTTCCGAGCGGTTGCTGCGTCGTGCGATCAGCGGCGTGGCCTTGGGGTCGAGCACGATGAAGTCGGCCTCGCAGCCAACGCTGAAGCTGCCGACGCGGCCGGTCCAGCCCAGCGCCTCCGCCGCGGCGCGGGTGGCAAGGTAGAACATGCGCAGCGCGGTCAGGTAGTAGCCGCCCATGCGCGCCACCTTGTGCGCGGCGTTCATGGTGCGGAACATCGAGAACGAGGTGCCGCCGCCGACGTCGGTGGCCAGCGTCACGTTCAGGCGGTTGGCATCGGACTGGTGGAAGTCATAGAAGCCGCTGCCCAGGAACAGGTTGGAGGTGGGGCAGTGCGCCACCGCGGCGCCGCTGTCGGCCAGCCGGCGGCGGTCGTCCTGGTCCAGGTAGATGGCGTGGCCGTACATCGCACCCGGGCGCAGCAGGCCGTAGCGGTCGTAGACGTCCAGGTAGCTGCGCGCATCGGGGAACAGCTCGGCCACCCATTTGACCTCGTCGCGGTTTTCGGCCACGTGGGTCTGGATAAAGGCGTCGGGGTAGGCCCGCGCCAGCTCGCCGCACGCGGCCAGCTGCGCCTCGGTCGAGGTGGGGGCGAAGCGCGGCGTGATGGCGTACGACAGGCGTCCCTTGTTATGCCAGCGCGACAGCAGGTCGGCGGAGTCCTGCGCGCCGCTCTCGGCGGTGTCGCGCAGGAATTCGGGGCAGTTGCGGTCCATCATCACCTTGCCGGTGACCATGCGCAGGTTGCGCGCCTCGCTTTCGGCAAAGAGCGCGTCGGCCGAGGCCTTGTGCACCGTGCTCCAGACCACCGCGCTGGTGGTGCCGTTGCGCAGCAGTTCCTCGGTGAAGAAGCCGGCGACGCCGCGCGCGTAGTCGGGGTCGGCGAAGCGGCGCTCTTCGGGGAAGGTGTAGGTGTCGAGCCAGTGCAGCAGGCCCGGCGACGGCGACGCGATCATGTCGGTCTGCGGGTAGTGCACGTGGGTGTCGATAAAGCCGGGCACGATCAGCTTGCCGCGATGGTCGACGACCTCGGCGCCGGCCGGAATGCGCTCCGCCAGCTCGGTGTAGTCGCCGGCGGCGGCGATGCGCCCTTCGGTGACGATCAGCACCCCGTCGTCCCAGTACTGATACGCGTCCTCATGGAATTGCGGGTCGCGCAGGAAATGCAGCACGCGGCCGCGAATGGCACGGGTACGGGAGTCAGTGGTGGGGTGGGTCGTCATGGCTTGTCTCTCGTGACCGGCCCGCGCGGCACCGCGAAGGGTGCAAGCAGCAGGCCGGGCTATTGGCATGCGCCGCGCTCAGGCCGCGGGGGCCGTTGCGGGCGGGGACTTGGGCGGAGCGGACCAGAAGTGGTCGACTTCCGCCAGGAACTCGGCCTTCTGCATGGCAGGCAGGAAGGCCGCTTCAAAACTGTTGCGCGCCAGCTTGTGCGCATCGGCCGCATCCAGCGGCAGCGCGTCGAAGGTGGCTTCCCAGTTCGCATTCATATAGCCGCCGAAGTAGGCCGGGTCGTCCGAATGCAGCGTGACCGCCACGCCCGCATCCAGCATGCGCTTGAGCGGGTGGTCGCGCAGGTCGGGGTAGACCTTGAGCTTGACGTTCGACAGCGGGCACACCGTCAGCGCCACGCGCTCGCGCGCCAGGCGCGCAACCAGCGCGGGATCGTCGATGGCGCGCACGCCGTGGTCGATGCGCTCGGCCTTCAGGATGTCGAGGGCATCGGCGACGTACTGCGCCGGGCCTTCCTCGCCCGCGTGCGCGACCAGGTGCAGGCCCAGCTCGCGCGCCCGGGCGAACACGCGCGCGAATTTCTCGGGCGGGTTGCCTTGTTCCGACGAATCGAGCCCGACGCCGACGAAGCGGTCGCGGTACGGCAGCGCCGCGTCCAGCGTGGCGAACGCGTCTTCTTCCGGCAAATGGCGCAGGAAGCACAGGATCAGGCTGCTGGAGAAGTCGTACTCGGTGCGGGCCTGCGCCAGGGCATCGGCAATGCCGTCGATCACCACGCCGATCGGCACGCCGCGCGCGGTATGGGTCTGCGGATCGAAGAAGATCTCGGCGTGGCGGACGTTGTCGGCGACGGCGCGCTTGACGTAGTCCATCGTCATGTCGAAGAAATCTTCCTCGGTCAGCAGCACGCTGGCGCCGGCGTAGTAAATGTCCAGGAACGACTGCAGGTCGGTGAAGGCGTAGGCGGCGCGCAGCGCCTCGACGCTGGGGTAGGGCAGCGCCACCTGGTTGCGCTGCGCCAGCCGGAAGATCAGTTCCGGCTCGAGCGTGCCTTCGATATGCACATGCAGTTCGGCCTTGGGGGTGCGGCGGATCTGGTCCGCCAGCGCGGCATCGATGGTCATGGGGGCCTCGTGTTCTCTATGCCCGCCGGCCAGGGCCGGCGGCACGGGTTCTCAGGGATGCACCGCCTCCGGCAGGCCTGCACGCAGCGCGGCCAGGCGCTGTTCGCGGACCTGCAGCAGCTGGGCGACGATAGCAACCGCAATCATAGCCGGTGCCTTGTCGGTTATCCCGGGAACCCCCATGGGGCATGTCATTTCCGCAAACCTGGCCGGGTCGATGCCGTGTTCGGCCATGCGGTGTTCAAAGCGCGCGCGCTTGGTCTTGGAGCCGATCAGCCCGAAGTAGGCGAAATCGGTGCGCTTCAGGATTTCTTCGCACAGGGTCTGGTCGAGCGCATGGCTGTGCGTCATCACCAGGAAGTAGCTGCCCGCGGGCGCCTGCGCGACCACGGCCTCGGGCGTGTCGCTGGCCTCGGCCTCGACGTTATCCGGCAGCCCGCCGGGGAACAGCGTGTCGCGCTCGTCGACCCAGTGCACGCGGCACGGCAGCGTGGCCAGCACCTTGACCAGCGCATGGCCGACATGGCCCGCGCCGAACAGCACGACGTGCATGGTGTCGGGCACCAGCGTATCGGTCCAGCTGCCGTCGGCGTGCAGCGTTACGCCGGGGATCACGGCATGGCTGTCGCCATGGGTGATCGCGCCGCTGGCCGGCACCTGCCGCTGCAGTGCCTTGCCGGCAGTGAAATTGCATTCGATCGCGTCGAGCCAGTGCAGGTCGGCTGCGCCCAGCACCTCGAACGCAAGCTGCACCACGCCGCCGCAGCACTGCCCCAGCGCCGGCCCGAGCGGAATGCGCTCGATCCGGCGTTGTTCACCGCGCACCAGCATCTCGCGCGCGATGTCCATGCCGCGCCATTCCAGGTGGCCGCCGCCGATGGTGCCGACCAGGTCGTCGGCGCTGACCAGCATGCGGATGCCGGCCTCGCGCGGCGCCGAGCCCTTGACCTCGACGATGGTGACCATCGCCACCGGCACGCCGGCACGCACCATGCGGGCGGCGTCGGCGAAGCGGAAGGGTTTGAGCGGTGCGTCCTGCATGGTCGGGGGCCTTGTGGTGATGCGTGGTATCGCTGGTGTGATCGCTGGTGTGATCGCTGGCGTCAGGGGTGGCGCGCGCCTGCTTCTGCCACCGGCCCCTCGCCTGTCAACGCAGTCGAGGGGGGAAAGTCCGGGGCTTCCGCAGGCGCGCGCTTCCTTGCCACCTTTCAGGCCGCCGGAGCAGCCACCTGAGCAGCCACCTGAGCAGCCCCTTGCGCCACCGCCGCGCGCACGGCGTCTGCCGCGTCGAGGATTGCCTCGCTGGTGGCCGGGGCCTTCAGCGGCGGGTTGATGCGGTAGTCGCCCAGCGCGGCCACGGCGTCGCGGATCGCGAAGAACACCGAGAACGGCAGCAGCAGCGGCGGCTCGCCGACGGCCTTGGAGCGGTGGATGCTGTCCTCGACATTGCGGTTGTGGAACAGGCGTACGTTGAAGGCCTCCGGGCAGTCGTTGACCGTCGGGATCTTGTACGTCGACGGGGCGTGCGTCATCAGCTTGCCGTCCTTGTTCCACCACAGTTCCTCGGTGGTCAGCCAGCCCATGCCCTGGATGAAGGCGCCTTCGACCTGGCCGATGTCGATCGCCGGGTTCAGCGAGCGGCCGGCGTCGTGCAGCGCGTCGGCGCGCAGCAGCTTCCATTCGCCGGTGAGCGTGTCGACCAGCACCTCGGAGCACGCGGCGCCGTAGGCGAAGTAGTAGAACGGGCGGCCCTGCAGCGTCTTCTGGTCCCAGTGCAGCTTGGGCGTGGTGTAGAAGCCGTCGGACCACAGCTGCACGCGCGCCACGTAGGCTTCGCGCGTTAGCTCGCCGAACGACAGCCGCAGTTCGCCGGCGCTGACCAGGTCATCGTTGAAGCGCACCTCGGACGGCGCCACGCCGGCCTTGCGCGCGGCAAACTCGGCCAGGCGCTCGCGGATCTGGCGCGCCGCGTCCTGCGCGGCCTTGCCGTTCAGGTCGGCGCCGGTCGATGCCGCGGTGGCCGAGGTGTTGGCCACCTTGCTGGTGTCGGTCGCGGTCACGCGCACGCGCTCCATGCGGATGCCGAGTTCGTGCGCCACCACCATCGCCACCTTGGTGTTCAGGCCCTGGCCCATCTCGGTGCCGCCGTGGTTGACCAGCACCGAGCCGTCGTTGTAGACGTGCACCAGCGCGCCGGCCTGGTTGAAGTGGGCCACGTTGAACGAGATGCCGAACTTCACCGGGGTGATGGCGATGCCCTTCTTCAGCACCGGGCTGGCGGCGTTGAACGCGCGCGTGGCCTCGCGGCGGGCGCGGTATTCGCTGCTGGCTACCAGTTCGTCGATCAGCTCGTGGATGACGTTGTCTTCCACGGTCTGGCCGTAGGGCGTGACGTTGTTCTCGGTCTTGCCGTAGAAGTTGGCGCGGCGCACGTCCAGCGAATCCTTGCCGACCGCGCGGGCGACGTTGTCCAGGATGTACTCGACCGCGAACGCGCCCTGCGGACCGCCGAAGCCGCGGAACGCGGTGTTGCTCTGCGTGTTGGTCTTGCCGCAGTAGCCGTCGATCTGCACGTTCGGCAGCCAGTAGGCGTTGTCGAAGTGGCAGATGGCGCGGGTCATCACCGGGCCCGACAGGTCGGCCGAGAAGCCGGCGCGCGACACCATCTCGACCTTGACGCCTTCGATATGGCCCTCGTCGTCGTGGCCGACGCTGTAGTCGAACACGAAGTCATGGCGCTTGCCGGTGATCATCATGTCGTCGTCGCGGTCCGGGCGCAGCTTGACCGGGCACATCAGCTTCCACGCCGCCAGCGCGGCGCAGCAGGCGAACAGCGCCGACTGCGATTCCTTGCCGCCGAAGCCGCCGCCCATGCGCCGGCATTCGACCAGCACCTGGTGCGCGTGCCAGCCCAGCATGTGCGCGACCGCGTGCTGCATCTCGGTCGGGTGCTGGGTCGAGCACCACACATGCATGCCGTCGTTCTCGCGCGGCGCGGCGTACGAGATCTGGCCTTCCAGGTAGAACTGCTCCTGGCCGCCGAGGTGGATCGTGCCGCTGTCCTGGTGGGCCGCGCCGGCAATGCGCGCGGCGGGCTCGCCGCGAGTCAGGTGCATCGGTGGCAGCACGTAGCTGCCGGCCTCGTGCGCGGCCTGCGGCGACAGCACCGGCGGCAGGTCTTCGTAGTCGATCACGCCAAGGCGGGCGGCGCGGCGGGCGGCGTCATGCGAGGTCGCCACCACGATGAAGACCGGCTGGCCGATGAACTGCACCACGCCGCGCGCCAGGATCGGGTCGTCGTGGATGATCGGGCCGCAGTCATTGGTGCCGGGAATGTCGTCCACGGTCAGTACGTCGACCACGCCGGGCGCGGCGCGCACCTTGTCAAGCGAGACCGACTTGATGCGCGCGTGCGCGCGGCTGCTCATGCCGAGCGCGGCGTGCAGCGTGCCGGCCAGCTCGGGGATGTCGTCGGTGTAGGTGGCGGTGCCGGCCACGTGCAGGTGGGCCGATTCGTGCGGACGCGAGATGCCGACCTGCGGTACCTGTTCGGCGGCGGCGTCGAGCAGGAAGGGTTCGGTTTGCTTGTTCATGCCGATGCTTTCCTTGTTCTGTGGCTCAGGCCGTGGCGGTTGCGGCTGCGGTTTCAGTGGTGCCGGCGCCAGGGGCGCGGACATTGACGGCTGCGGCGGGCAGTGCGTCGGCGTTGGTTTCCAGCCAGAACCGGTACAGCAGGTTGGCGGCGCCGCGGCTGCGGTACGACGCGGTCGCGCGCATGTCGGACAGCGGCGTGTAGTCCTGCGCCAGCGCGGCCATGCCGGCACGCGCGGTGGCTTCGTTCCACGGCTGGCCGGTCAGCGCGGCCTCGGTGGCGGGGGCGCGCTTGGGCGTCGCGGCCATGCCGCCGAAGGCGATGCGGGCCTGCGTGACGATGCCGTCCTGCACCGTGATGCCGAACGCGGCGCACACCGCGGAAATATCCTCGTCAAAGCGTTTGGACAGCTTGTAGGTGCGGAAGTGCTGCGGGCCGGCGACCGGCACGCGCAGCGCGGCGACGAACTCGCCCAGCTGCATCGCGGTCTTCTGGTACGCCAGGTACAGGTCTTCCAGCGGCAGCGTGCGACGCGTCTCGCCGTGCTGCAGCACCACTTCCGCGCCCAGCGCGATCAGCGCCGGCATCGAGTCGCCGATCGGCGAGCCGTTGGCGATATTGCCGCCCAGCGTGCCGGCATTGCGGATCGGCAGCGAGGCAAAGCGCTTCCACAGTTCTTCCAGCTCGGGATGCGCGGCGTTGAGTGCGGCGTAGGCCTTTTCCAGCGTCACGGCGGCGCCGATCTCGACCATGCCGTCGCGTTGCTCGATGTGGTT belongs to Cupriavidus taiwanensis and includes:
- a CDS encoding fatty acid desaturase; protein product: MTASHTADSPAGPAAPQATAHPRAHPHAPHDAPLPEPIAPDAPLPSRKIIRGWLIPLGQRSTPRALMLFAFDYLLFGAVLAGVVLAPHWAAKLALGVLAGLVIARLFIIGHDACHQSLTPRRGLNKWLGRLTFLPSLTPYSLWEVGHNVVHHGYTNLKGFDFVWAPYSLEEFNALPRWRRVMERIYRTGFGPGLYYLVEIWWCKLFFPSKRQMATRRPIFTGDCVLVAAFGLAWIGALAGLALATEQSVWMLIGAGFVLPFLVWNVTVGFVLYVHHTHTSVAWYDTKAMWARAQPFVSTTVHLRFRHGIGAALHHIMEHTAHHVDMSVPLYRLKRAQALLEHALPGRIIIENFSWRWYFDTARRCKLYDFKALCWTDFRGRQTSDNAPVPA
- the guaD gene encoding guanine deaminase, translated to MTTHPTTDSRTRAIRGRVLHFLRDPQFHEDAYQYWDDGVLIVTEGRIAAAGDYTELAERIPAGAEVVDHRGKLIVPGFIDTHVHYPQTDMIASPSPGLLHWLDTYTFPEERRFADPDYARGVAGFFTEELLRNGTTSAVVWSTVHKASADALFAESEARNLRMVTGKVMMDRNCPEFLRDTAESGAQDSADLLSRWHNKGRLSYAITPRFAPTSTEAQLAACGELARAYPDAFIQTHVAENRDEVKWVAELFPDARSYLDVYDRYGLLRPGAMYGHAIYLDQDDRRRLADSGAAVAHCPTSNLFLGSGFYDFHQSDANRLNVTLATDVGGGTSFSMFRTMNAAHKVARMGGYYLTALRMFYLATRAAAEALGWTGRVGSFSVGCEADFIVLDPKATPLIARRSNRSETLEEELFAFAMLGDDRVIDSVYVMGEAASVPAA
- a CDS encoding adenosine deaminase; protein product: MTIDAALADQIRRTPKAELHVHIEGTLEPELIFRLAQRNQVALPYPSVEALRAAYAFTDLQSFLDIYYAGASVLLTEEDFFDMTMDYVKRAVADNVRHAEIFFDPQTHTARGVPIGVVIDGIADALAQARTEYDFSSSLILCFLRHLPEEDAFATLDAALPYRDRFVGVGLDSSEQGNPPEKFARVFARARELGLHLVAHAGEEGPAQYVADALDILKAERIDHGVRAIDDPALVARLARERVALTVCPLSNVKLKVYPDLRDHPLKRMLDAGVAVTLHSDDPAYFGGYMNANWEATFDALPLDAADAHKLARNSFEAAFLPAMQKAEFLAEVDHFWSAPPKSPPATAPAA
- the xdhC gene encoding xanthine dehydrogenase accessory protein XdhC, whose translation is MQDAPLKPFRFADAARMVRAGVPVAMVTIVEVKGSAPREAGIRMLVSADDLVGTIGGGHLEWRGMDIAREMLVRGEQRRIERIPLGPALGQCCGGVVQLAFEVLGAADLHWLDAIECNFTAGKALQRQVPASGAITHGDSHAVIPGVTLHADGSWTDTLVPDTMHVVLFGAGHVGHALVKVLATLPCRVHWVDERDTLFPGGLPDNVEAEASDTPEAVVAQAPAGSYFLVMTHSHALDQTLCEEILKRTDFAYFGLIGSKTKRARFEHRMAEHGIDPARFAEMTCPMGVPGITDKAPAMIAVAIVAQLLQVREQRLAALRAGLPEAVHP
- the xdhB gene encoding xanthine dehydrogenase molybdopterin binding subunit, translated to MNKQTEPFLLDAAAEQVPQVGISRPHESAHLHVAGTATYTDDIPELAGTLHAALGMSSRAHARIKSVSLDKVRAAPGVVDVLTVDDIPGTNDCGPIIHDDPILARGVVQFIGQPVFIVVATSHDAARRAARLGVIDYEDLPPVLSPQAAHEAGSYVLPPMHLTRGEPAARIAGAAHQDSGTIHLGGQEQFYLEGQISYAAPRENDGMHVWCSTQHPTEMQHAVAHMLGWHAHQVLVECRRMGGGFGGKESQSALFACCAALAAWKLMCPVKLRPDRDDDMMITGKRHDFVFDYSVGHDDEGHIEGVKVEMVSRAGFSADLSGPVMTRAICHFDNAYWLPNVQIDGYCGKTNTQSNTAFRGFGGPQGAFAVEYILDNVARAVGKDSLDVRRANFYGKTENNVTPYGQTVEDNVIHELIDELVASSEYRARREATRAFNAASPVLKKGIAITPVKFGISFNVAHFNQAGALVHVYNDGSVLVNHGGTEMGQGLNTKVAMVVAHELGIRMERVRVTATDTSKVANTSATAASTGADLNGKAAQDAARQIRERLAEFAARKAGVAPSEVRFNDDLVSAGELRLSFGELTREAYVARVQLWSDGFYTTPKLHWDQKTLQGRPFYYFAYGAACSEVLVDTLTGEWKLLRADALHDAGRSLNPAIDIGQVEGAFIQGMGWLTTEELWWNKDGKLMTHAPSTYKIPTVNDCPEAFNVRLFHNRNVEDSIHRSKAVGEPPLLLPFSVFFAIRDAVAALGDYRINPPLKAPATSEAILDAADAVRAAVAQGAAQVAAQVAAPAA